In a single window of the Rhineura floridana isolate rRhiFlo1 chromosome 3, rRhiFlo1.hap2, whole genome shotgun sequence genome:
- the LOC133382026 gene encoding olfactory receptor 1B1-like: MDCENGTDIAEFVLLGFSSQPEKQLLFFIIFLLMYVVGLLGNIMMIILITHNTRLQTPMYFLLRSLSMVDVGFISVTVPQMLAHIISSSKTIPFYSCMAQFFFFYVFGVTDLLIVSVMALDRYVAICNPLHYTTVMNQKICGNLVAGCWIVSTLHSMLHASLLLRLSYHGDNHLAHYFCDHQPLLQLSCSDISINEAVIFFEGVIVILGPFVFIILTYARIVAAVMKFSSSGRCKAFSTCGSHLTMVTLFYGTIIGVYFLPTSSYSSQRGAVFAVVYTVITPMSNPYIYSLRNKDVKEALRDLLGKRVFSQ, from the coding sequence ATGGACTGTGAGAACGGCACAGACATTGCTGAGTTTGTTCTTCTGGGTTTTTCTTCCCAGCCTGAAAAACAGCTCCTCTTCTTCATTATCTTTCTGCTGATGTATGTGGTGGGACTTCTGGGCAACATCATGATGATCATTCTCATCACTCACAACACCCGACTCCAGACTCCCATGTACTTCCTGCTGCGTAGCCTCTCGATGGTGGACGTGGGCTTCATCTCAGTCACAGTGCCCCAGATGCTGGCTCACATAATCTCCTCTTCCAAGACTATCCCTTTTTACTCTTGTATGGCtcagttcttcttcttctatgtGTTTGGTGTGACTGACCTCCTCATTGTGAGCGTTATGGCTCTGGATCGCTATGTTGCCATTTGCAATCCTCTCCACTACACTACGGTAATGAACCAAAAGATCTGTGGAAATTTGGTGGCTGGCTGCTGGATTGTTTCTACTCTCCACTCCATGCTCCATGCCAGCCTCCTCCTGCGTCTCAGTTACCATGGAGACAATCATCTGGCCCATTACTTCTGTGACCATCAGCCCCTACTACAGCTGTCCTGCTCTGATATCAGTATCAATGAAGCAGTCATCTTCTTTGAAGGTGTAATTGTTATCCTTGGACCTTTTGTCTTCATTATCCTCACTTATGCCCGTATTGTGGCAGCTGTGATGAAATTTTCTTCCTCAGGGAGGTGCAAAGCTTTCTCTACCTGTGGCTCCCATCTCACCATGGTGACACTTTTCTATGGGACCATCATTGGTGTCTACTTCTTGCCCACATCTAGCTACTCATCCCAGCGAGGGGCTGTCTTTGCTGTTGTGTACACTGTCATCACCCCAATGTCCAATCCCTACATCTACAGcctcaggaataaagatgtcaAAGAGGCCCTGAGAGATCTCCTTGGAAAAAGGGTCTTTTCTCAGTAG
- the LOC133382027 gene encoding olfactory receptor 1B1-like → MDCENGTDVIEFVLLGFSFQPEQQPLFFIIFLLMYGAGLLGNFMMIILITLDARLQTPMYFLLRSLSVVDVGFISVTVPQTLAHIISSSKTIPFYSCMAQFFFFYVFGVTDLLMVSVMALDRYVAICNPLHYATIMNQKVCGHLVAGCWIVSTLHSMLHAGLLLRLSYHGDNHLAHYFCDHEPLLQLSCSDTSINERAIFFEGGLIVLGPFVFIILTYARIVAAVMKFSSSGRRKAFSTCGSHLTMVVLLYGAIIGVYFQPASSYSAQRGAVFAVMYTVITPMSNPYIYSLRNKDVKGALRHLLRKRIFSQQ, encoded by the coding sequence ATGGACTGTGAGAATGGCACAGATGTTATTGAGTTTGTCCTTCTGGGGTTTTCGTTCCAACCTGAACAACAGCCCCTTTTCTTCATCATCTTTCTGCTGATGTATGGGGCAGGACTTCTGGGCAACTTCATGATGATCATTCTCATCACTCTGGATGCTCGACTCCAGACTCCCATGTACTTCCTGCTGCGTAGCCTCTCAGTGGTGGACGTGGGCTTCATCTCAGTCACAGTGCCCCAGACGCTGGCTCACATAATCTCCTCTTCCAAGACTATCCCTTTTTACTCTTGTATGGCtcagttcttcttcttctatgtGTTTGGTGTGACTGACCTCCTCATGGTGAGTGTCATGGCTCTGGATCGCTATGTTGCCATTTGCAATCCACTCCACTATGCTACGATAATGAACCAGAAAGTCTGTGGACACTTGGTGGCTGGCTGCTGGATTGTTTCTACTCTCCACTCCATGCTCCATGCCGGCCTCCTCCTGCGTCTCAGTTACCATGGTGACAACCACTTGGCCCATTATTTCTGTGACCATGAGCCTTTGCTACAACTCTCCTGCTCAGACACCAGCATCAATGAAAGAGCCATCTTCTTTGAAGGTGGACTCATCGTCCTTGGACCTTTTGTCTTCATCATCCTCACTTACGCCCGTATTGTGGCAGCTGTAATGAAGTTCTCTTCCTCGGGAAGGCGCAAAGCTTTCTCTACCTGTGGCTCCCATCTCACCATGGTGGTTCTCCTCTATGGGGCCATCATTGGTGTCTACTTCCAACCTGCATCCAGTTACTCAGCCCAGAGAGGAGCAGTCTTTGCTGTCATGTACACCGTCATCACTCCAATGTCTAACCCTTACATCTACAGcctcaggaataaagatgttAAAGGGGCCCTCAGACACCTCTTGCGAAAGAGGATCTTTTCTCAACAGTAA